One stretch of Bacteroidota bacterium DNA includes these proteins:
- a CDS encoding HEPN domain-containing protein — MTKDEHIQFWVEDSESDLTTAKSMFQSKHFNWSLFVAHLALEKLLKALWIKNNKSNTPPKIHNLLKLAEGAGLSLSEEEKQLLAEANEFQIETRYAQFKLEFYKKCTPAFTKSYLNQMEGFYRAYRTKCD; from the coding sequence ATGACGAAGGATGAGCACATACAATTCTGGGTAGAAGACTCCGAGAGCGACCTCACGACTGCAAAGAGCATGTTTCAATCCAAGCATTTTAATTGGTCTCTCTTTGTCGCCCATTTGGCATTGGAGAAACTGCTCAAAGCTTTGTGGATCAAGAACAATAAATCGAATACACCCCCGAAGATTCATAATCTTCTGAAACTTGCTGAGGGCGCAGGGCTTTCCTTGTCCGAAGAGGAGAAACAACTCCTTGCCGAAGCAAATGAATTTCAGATCGAGACACGGTACGCCCAGTTCAAGCTTGAGTTCTATAAGAAGTGTACCCCAGCATTTACAAAGTCATATCTCAACCAAATGGAGGGATTCTATCGTGCATACAGAACAAAGTGCGACTGA
- a CDS encoding PD40 domain-containing protein → MIKNIILLLPLFLLAGYASLNAQSQANYWIAYNVQVDGKTDNYDVFGMEMDGRKKRNITNHLDVAWTYYAYKNTLYFISDRDSCRRCYYLYATDDAGKTIRKVTDLRLEDSWMSTRNNGSELIVAGRLGTAVRNQLFLVDLKSGAYKQITNDTSSTYGDPVFSPDGKNIAYRYRKEKRNRQEKAELWVMDMASGETRQLTHYPADDTTAAWHAYHAGPPHWHPTEDFISYQSFQNGKYSLYGITPDGKKQWKLLDTEATDQGWHDWSDDGKWLAFEGFDTKQTQFDIYLVNWQTKELKKLTDSTFKYQQAPVFVRTR, encoded by the coding sequence ATGATCAAGAATATTATCCTTCTCTTGCCCCTCTTTCTTTTGGCGGGGTACGCATCTCTCAACGCACAATCGCAGGCGAATTATTGGATTGCCTACAACGTGCAGGTTGATGGAAAAACCGACAACTACGATGTGTTCGGAATGGAGATGGATGGGAGGAAGAAGAGAAACATCACCAACCACCTCGATGTTGCGTGGACGTACTACGCGTACAAGAACACACTGTATTTCATCAGCGACAGGGACTCATGCCGCCGATGCTACTATCTCTATGCAACAGATGACGCCGGAAAGACGATACGCAAAGTGACGGATTTGCGTCTTGAAGACTCGTGGATGAGTACCCGCAACAACGGCTCGGAGCTGATTGTGGCGGGACGTTTGGGCACGGCAGTTCGAAACCAGCTCTTTCTTGTCGATCTCAAAAGCGGTGCGTACAAGCAAATCACAAACGACACTTCGTCGACGTATGGCGACCCGGTCTTCTCTCCTGATGGAAAGAATATCGCCTATCGTTACCGCAAAGAAAAGCGGAACAGGCAGGAGAAAGCCGAATTGTGGGTGATGGATATGGCATCCGGAGAGACACGTCAGCTCACGCATTATCCTGCCGACGACACAACAGCAGCGTGGCACGCCTATCATGCCGGTCCGCCCCACTGGCACCCGACCGAAGACTTCATCAGCTATCAATCATTTCAAAACGGGAAGTACAGCCTCTACGGCATTACGCCGGACGGCAAGAAGCAATGGAAACTGTTGGACACAGAAGCAACCGATCAAGGCTGGCACGATTGGAGCGACGACGGCAAGTGGCTTGCGTTCGAGGGCTTCGATACGAAACAAACGCAGTTCGACATCTATCTTGTGAACTGGCAAACGAAGGAGTTGAAAAAGCTAACCGACTCGACGTTCAAGTACCAACAGGCGCCGGTGTTTGTAAGGACGAGGTAG